GATTGCGATATGCTCCAGAGTGAACTCAATGCCCTGCTACTTTGGTCTAGGCAGCTTGGTTTGGAGCTCTGTATTCCCAAGTGTCATTATATGTCTTTCACGTGTTCTCATAGCCCAATTCGGCACGATTATCTAGTTGATGGTACCAGTTTAAGTTTATCTGGTAGTCATGTAGTTGACCTAGGTGTTACATTTGACCGGACTTGAAGTTTTATTCTCCATATTGAAAAAATCACGTGCAAGGCTTTGAAAATGCTTGGTTTCATAAAAAGAATTTCATCTGAGTTCAATATGTGTAGTTCTTTAAAAGCGCTTTATTGTGCATTTGTACGATCCCACCTTGAATATGGTGTAGTGATCTGGGACCCCCAGAATTTACGTGACTCTTGCCAAATCGAGCGTGTTCAGCGTAAATTCCTAAAATACGCTTCTTTTGTACTGCGTATTGACTGCCTTCCACACGATTATACGCCAGTTCTAGAGAAATTAAATTTGGAGACGTTGAGCACTAGAAAAACAAAGGCTAACTTGGTTTTCTTGTCGAAACTCTTGAGTGGGGAAGTTGACGCTCCAGATATGTTAGGGaggattaattttaatgttcccGGTGCTAATTTTTGCAACTTTCCTCCATTCCGGGTCCCGTTCTGTgcgacaaattatttatataatgaaccCATTTTGCGTATGATGACATTAGCTAATGGATCCAATTATATCTAAACAACTTCttgtatctaattattttgtattatattattatttgttaaatattatgtatgtaatagtgtaataaaattattaattattaatgctgTATAAATGTCAAGGGCCTGTCccgtttactattataataaataaataaataaataaattgcataatcATTGTGcacaatgattatattttatatgtaagtatattaagtTTTCCTTGGTTTGGaaagaaaagtaaaatatatagtaccaaaattcaaattataagttTCATGAATCATGATGCTGCATGACCCATGCAAATACGctctgtacctatattgttgttCATAGTAACGGAATAATCGcgttttgaagttttgaacaaacaatttattgaaaGGGTTAAATAAGTTTTCGTTTTAGAAACAATTTATCTAATTACCCATTGTAATCAGTTGTGTACACATGATAGGAGGAGGGGTATAACCT
This genomic stretch from Acyrthosiphon pisum isolate AL4f unplaced genomic scaffold, pea_aphid_22Mar2018_4r6ur Scaffold_3044;HRSCAF=3577, whole genome shotgun sequence harbors:
- the LOC103311505 gene encoding uncharacterized protein LOC103311505 — its product is MLGFIKRISSEFNMCSSLKALYCAFVRSHLEYGVVIWDPQNLRDSCQIERVQRKFLKYASFVLRIDCLPHDYTPVLEKLNLETLSTRKTKANLVFLSKLLSGEVDAPDMLGRINFNVPGANFCNFPPFRVPFCATNYLYNEPILRMMTLANGSNYI